A window of Eubacteriaceae bacterium ES3 contains these coding sequences:
- a CDS encoding UDP-glucose/GDP-mannose dehydrogenase family protein, giving the protein MKICIIGMGVLGITYSSILSDSNVDVIGVDLDEELIEMLNEGELPVYEPGLRPLMAASLDSKKLTFSANLKNAIKESEMIFITCEVPNDNDEMPDLRFVKPIAQSIGNHLENYATIVVKSTVPPGSCRVIRSTIQKALDERDANVDFDIVSNPDFSRKGVMIKDCLVPEMVVIGAESDQAVERMKSLYDSLHVQDENYVITNFQSAELIKYGVNAFIATKLSFINEMALLCENANANILDVSRGIGKDFRIGPAYLEAGPGFGGSDLPKDSKALVEIAGAYGEELKVLKAAIDANLKQKVKMVEKIRRVMGALEGKVIGILGLSYKPETTDMREAPSIEIIKGLIAEGCVIRIYCPEGAQEAKWRLYKEKDEITYCKDAYQAADGADAVVVITNWREFKGLDHQKLKTAMRDNYFFDLRNLFGENPPQGFKYSGLGVSTVEVPCMEAEN; this is encoded by the coding sequence ATGAAGATTTGTATTATTGGAATGGGGGTTCTGGGAATTACCTATAGTTCAATATTATCGGATTCAAATGTTGATGTAATTGGCGTGGATCTGGATGAAGAGCTGATTGAAATGCTCAATGAAGGTGAACTGCCGGTTTACGAGCCAGGACTGCGCCCGCTGATGGCAGCTTCGCTGGATTCAAAAAAACTGACCTTTAGTGCCAACCTCAAAAATGCGATAAAAGAATCCGAGATGATTTTTATTACCTGCGAAGTCCCCAATGACAATGATGAGATGCCGGATCTTCGATTTGTTAAGCCGATCGCCCAGTCTATTGGCAACCACCTGGAAAACTACGCAACGATTGTTGTTAAATCAACTGTTCCACCAGGTTCTTGTCGGGTGATTCGTTCAACAATCCAGAAGGCTCTTGACGAACGGGATGCAAATGTTGACTTTGATATTGTCAGCAATCCGGATTTTTCCCGAAAGGGAGTAATGATTAAGGATTGTCTGGTGCCAGAAATGGTGGTCATTGGGGCTGAATCAGACCAGGCTGTTGAAAGAATGAAATCGCTTTATGATAGTCTGCATGTTCAAGATGAAAACTATGTCATTACCAATTTCCAGAGTGCAGAGCTGATTAAGTATGGGGTGAATGCTTTTATTGCTACCAAGCTCTCCTTTATCAACGAAATGGCACTTTTATGTGAAAATGCCAATGCCAATATTCTTGATGTCTCCAGAGGGATTGGCAAAGATTTTCGAATTGGGCCGGCTTACCTTGAAGCTGGGCCGGGATTTGGCGGTTCAGATCTGCCCAAAGACTCCAAAGCCCTGGTAGAAATTGCCGGTGCCTATGGGGAAGAATTAAAAGTATTAAAGGCCGCTATTGATGCCAATCTTAAGCAGAAAGTCAAGATGGTGGAAAAGATCAGGCGGGTGATGGGGGCACTTGAAGGAAAAGTGATCGGTATTCTGGGCTTGTCCTATAAACCGGAAACAACTGATATGCGAGAGGCGCCTTCGATTGAGATCATTAAAGGCCTGATTGCAGAAGGCTGTGTGATTCGGATTTATTGTCCGGAAGGAGCGCAGGAAGCAAAATGGCGTTTGTATAAAGAAAAAGACGAGATTACCTACTGTAAAGACGCTTATCAGGCGGCTGACGGGGCCGATGCTGTTGTTGTGATTACCAATTGGCGAGAATTCAAGGGACTTGATCATCAAAAGCTAAAAACAGCGATGCGGGATAATTACTTTTTTGATTTGCGCAATCTCTTTGGTGAAAATCCTCCGCAGGGATTTAAATATTCGGGTTTGGGTGTATCAACGGTAGAAGTTCCATGTATGGAAGCCGAAAATTAA
- a CDS encoding phospho-sugar mutase: MGYQEIYNQWLNQKKLDPVLREELEKLNDQKEIEDRFYTELEFGTGGMRGKMGVGINRMNVHTIARVTRGLGNYLKKEAGNSDKGVVIAYDSRNKSSEFAQTAACVLAQMGIKAYLFSELRPTPQLSFAVRHLNAAAGIVITASHNPKEYNGYKVYGPDGGQMVTQAADALIAEIALLTDYFDIDAVSIEEGLKKAMIVMLGEDMDQAYTKAVCAYCKENPDNAIKVVYTPLHGSGNKPVRRVLKELAYKDVIVVPEQENPDGNFPTASYPNPEDRKVFTLAMKLADQVSADVIIGTDPDCDRVGVVCRDSDGEFVVLTGNQTGALLVDYYLKTRTDLPDNKVVIKTIVTSELGALVAKSYGAAVLDVLTGFKYIGEYITEFEKTHEYTFAFGYEESYGYLAGNYARDKDAVIASALVCEMTSYYKKQGLTLYEALIALFEKHGYFEEGIEAIALDGIEGKAKITAIMESFRALNITEMADMQLVKTTDYQSGFAKDLKAGTEEAVKLPKSNVLKFMFDDASWFALRPSGTEPKLKIYFSATGKTKEEAVNKKEKLKEEVLTLIG; this comes from the coding sequence ATGGGGTATCAGGAAATTTATAATCAGTGGCTGAATCAAAAAAAACTGGATCCGGTCTTGCGGGAAGAACTTGAAAAGTTAAACGATCAGAAAGAAATTGAAGATCGCTTTTATACGGAGCTGGAATTTGGAACAGGTGGCATGCGGGGGAAAATGGGTGTTGGGATTAATCGGATGAATGTTCACACCATTGCCCGGGTGACCAGGGGATTAGGCAATTATCTGAAAAAAGAAGCGGGAAATTCAGATAAAGGGGTCGTAATCGCCTACGATTCTCGTAATAAATCGTCGGAATTTGCTCAGACTGCTGCCTGTGTTCTGGCACAGATGGGGATTAAAGCTTATCTGTTTTCAGAGCTCAGACCGACGCCTCAGTTATCTTTTGCGGTTCGTCATTTAAACGCGGCAGCTGGTATTGTGATTACCGCTTCCCATAACCCCAAAGAGTACAATGGATATAAGGTTTACGGACCGGATGGCGGGCAGATGGTAACCCAGGCAGCAGACGCTTTAATTGCTGAGATTGCCCTGCTGACTGATTACTTTGATATTGATGCAGTTTCAATTGAAGAGGGGCTTAAAAAGGCGATGATTGTGATGCTTGGTGAAGATATGGATCAGGCTTACACTAAGGCAGTTTGCGCTTATTGCAAGGAGAATCCTGATAATGCCATCAAAGTCGTCTACACTCCACTACACGGATCGGGAAACAAACCGGTACGACGTGTCTTAAAGGAACTGGCTTATAAAGATGTGATTGTTGTTCCTGAACAGGAAAATCCCGACGGTAATTTTCCAACGGCCTCTTATCCGAACCCTGAAGACCGCAAAGTATTTACGCTGGCCATGAAGCTGGCTGACCAGGTGAGTGCTGATGTGATTATTGGGACCGACCCCGACTGTGACCGGGTCGGTGTGGTCTGTCGTGATTCTGATGGAGAATTTGTAGTACTGACTGGTAATCAGACTGGGGCACTGCTGGTGGATTATTACCTGAAAACCAGAACAGACTTGCCTGACAACAAGGTTGTCATAAAAACGATTGTGACCAGTGAATTGGGTGCCCTGGTGGCAAAATCTTATGGTGCTGCAGTTTTAGATGTATTGACAGGATTTAAATATATAGGAGAATACATAACGGAGTTTGAAAAAACTCATGAATATACTTTTGCTTTTGGCTATGAAGAAAGTTACGGTTACCTGGCTGGAAATTATGCCAGAGATAAGGATGCGGTCATTGCTTCAGCTCTCGTGTGTGAAATGACCAGCTATTATAAAAAACAGGGTCTAACCCTTTACGAAGCACTGATAGCGCTTTTTGAAAAGCACGGTTATTTTGAAGAAGGTATTGAAGCCATTGCTTTAGATGGGATTGAAGGCAAAGCGAAGATTACTGCCATTATGGAAAGCTTTAGAGCGCTGAATATAACGGAAATGGCTGACATGCAGCTGGTTAAAACGACTGATTATCAGTCAGGCTTTGCTAAAGATTTAAAAGCCGGGACCGAAGAAGCAGTTAAGTTACCAAAGTCCAACGTTCTTAAATTCATGTTTGACGACGCTTCATGGTTTGCCCTGCGGCCATCCGGAACTGAGCCTAAGCTGAAGATCTATTTTTCAGCGACAGGTAAAACTAAAGAGGAAGCGGTTAATAAAAAAGAAAAGCTTAAAGAAGAAGTTTTGACATTGATTGGATAA
- a CDS encoding LCP family protein: MKKKIALVVLFLLVSVIGAGLVYGYNTLYQINEIVSAPKLEESELNVNYDLDIDTVNVAVFGIDGRSDVEGDRSDTIMIVSLDFRTGTVKVTSIMRDLLAYIPETDDKYESLEKINAAYAYGGPELAVKTLNENFDMNIKDYVIVNFDCMVDTVDALGGVEINVQSEDILEWTNKYIDDVNDKVGKADPKLTETGVQTVTGVQALAYARNRYSDNDFYRTERQREVVGAIVDKAFQMDMLTAVNLMGKIYPYVQTTLDLSEITSYAKAFLTAENQAFYEFRIPTDANVYTDMIDGISYVIPNTLYDNVIELHDFIYGPIVNETTDTSTSTTTDSSVSTDTTATDSTTNSGNITSNRVSSDLSSSTESSGSSSSTTTTTNNSGYTSYTPSERVKEISDSIESYANYGSWGGTSSSYEDDSTTYYEDDTESDYSDDEDYYYDDSSDDYSDDYSDDYSDESDSSYDDEESYEPPLDSDPYVDADDSGSDEAYIDETVPTEDYSQANITSSE, encoded by the coding sequence ATGAAAAAGAAGATCGCTCTAGTCGTTCTTTTTCTTCTTGTGTCGGTAATTGGCGCCGGATTAGTTTATGGATATAACACCCTTTATCAGATAAATGAAATTGTATCAGCACCAAAACTTGAAGAATCGGAACTGAATGTTAATTATGACCTGGATATTGATACTGTCAATGTCGCTGTTTTTGGTATTGACGGTCGAAGTGATGTGGAAGGTGATCGATCTGATACGATTATGATTGTTTCCCTGGATTTTAGAACCGGAACTGTCAAAGTCACCTCGATTATGCGTGACCTCCTGGCTTATATCCCGGAAACTGATGATAAATATGAATCCCTAGAAAAAATCAATGCTGCCTATGCTTATGGCGGTCCGGAATTAGCCGTTAAGACCTTGAACGAGAATTTTGACATGAATATCAAGGATTATGTAATTGTCAATTTTGACTGTATGGTAGATACCGTAGATGCCCTGGGTGGAGTTGAAATTAATGTTCAAAGCGAAGATATCCTTGAATGGACCAATAAATATATTGATGACGTCAATGACAAAGTCGGCAAAGCTGATCCCAAGCTGACCGAAACTGGCGTACAGACCGTAACTGGTGTCCAAGCTCTGGCTTATGCAAGAAATCGCTACAGTGATAATGATTTCTACCGAACTGAAAGACAGCGTGAAGTGGTCGGAGCAATTGTCGATAAAGCCTTTCAGATGGATATGCTCACAGCCGTCAACCTGATGGGAAAAATTTATCCCTATGTCCAGACAACCCTTGACCTCAGTGAGATTACATCTTATGCTAAAGCCTTTTTAACTGCCGAAAACCAGGCTTTCTATGAGTTTAGAATTCCAACAGACGCCAATGTCTATACTGACATGATTGATGGCATCTCCTATGTCATCCCTAATACACTCTACGATAATGTCATTGAACTGCACGATTTTATTTACGGTCCAATAGTAAACGAAACTACCGATACGAGCACATCTACGACTACTGACAGCTCTGTTTCAACAGACACAACTGCCACTGACAGCACAACTAATTCAGGAAATATTACATCCAATCGGGTTAGCTCAGATCTTTCAAGCTCGACTGAAAGTAGCGGTTCAAGCAGTTCAACCACGACAACTACTAACAACAGCGGCTATACTTCTTATACCCCCTCTGAGCGGGTCAAAGAAATCAGTGATTCCATTGAATCCTATGCCAACTACGGGTCCTGGGGCGGTACCTCTTCATCCTATGAAGATGATTCGACCACTTATTACGAAGATGATACCGAAAGTGATTACTCGGATGATGAAGATTACTATTATGACGATTCATCTGACGATTATTCAGATGACTACTCTGACGATTATTCAGACGAATCTGACTCGTCCTACGATGATGAAGAGTCCTATGAGCCACCATTAGATAGTGACCCTTATGTAGATGCTGATGATAGCGGTAGTGATGAGGCCTATATCGATGAAACTGTCCCTACTGAAGATTACAGTCAGGCTAACATTACAAGCAGCGAATAA
- the rfbD gene encoding dTDP-4-dehydrorhamnose reductase, with product MKVLITGSNGQLGRELSIQLKEKGIDFVGYDTPEMDITDKEKTAAILKKENPTIILNCGALTNVDGCETNRELAMAVNAKGPKNVAELAKEMDITLLQVSTDYVFDGDGITENGALRAYVESDPIDPKTVYGVSKAAGEKAVMEIAPKFFIIRTAWLYGDGNNFVKTMLDLAAKHPKLTVVDDQLGSPTSTVDLARAIIDLMQTESYGIYHGTCEGQCSWYDFACEIFRLSGIDIPVEPVTSEEFVRPAPRPKFSVLENKGLNDLGLNTFRDWHVALEEYIEKLNN from the coding sequence ATGAAAGTTTTAATTACTGGTTCAAATGGTCAGTTAGGAAGAGAGCTAAGTATTCAGTTAAAAGAAAAAGGGATTGATTTTGTCGGTTATGATACACCGGAAATGGATATTACCGATAAAGAAAAAACAGCAGCAATCCTTAAAAAAGAAAATCCGACGATTATTTTAAATTGTGGAGCCTTGACCAATGTGGACGGTTGTGAAACCAATCGTGAACTGGCGATGGCAGTTAATGCCAAAGGGCCGAAAAATGTAGCGGAGTTGGCAAAAGAGATGGATATCACCCTCTTGCAGGTTTCTACCGATTATGTTTTTGACGGTGATGGGATAACCGAAAATGGCGCATTAAGAGCCTACGTTGAAAGTGATCCAATCGATCCTAAAACGGTTTATGGGGTATCTAAAGCAGCTGGAGAAAAAGCAGTAATGGAGATTGCTCCCAAATTTTTTATTATCAGAACAGCCTGGCTGTATGGCGATGGCAATAATTTTGTTAAAACCATGCTTGATCTGGCAGCTAAACATCCTAAACTGACGGTTGTTGATGACCAGCTAGGCTCTCCTACCAGTACAGTTGATCTGGCCAGAGCGATCATTGATTTGATGCAGACGGAAAGTTATGGAATTTATCATGGCACCTGCGAAGGTCAGTGCAGCTGGTATGATTTTGCATGCGAAATTTTCAGACTGTCAGGGATCGATATCCCAGTGGAGCCGGTAACCTCAGAAGAGTTTGTCCGACCTGCACCTCGACCTAAATTTTCAGTGCTTGAGAACAAGGGGCTTAATGACCTGGGTTTAAATACCTTTAGAGATTGGCATGTAGCTCTGGAAGAATATATAGAAAAACTT